The Podospora pseudocomata strain CBS 415.72m chromosome 1 map unlocalized CBS415.72m_1, whole genome shotgun sequence genome has a segment encoding these proteins:
- a CDS encoding uncharacterized protein (EggNog:ENOG503NW3C; COG:S), protein MDEQQHHHHHQPPTQAGSASGSEDRPSQVFTGYGSYNGAPTHAGSSNSMSIHDQLSGSPHASGGGGAIAARRMSAGRDPRDDEPEDLFPDIPEAKKRKFILVEDSDRQSRLRVRVTLDGVDTREIPDSFRKSSSVYPRSYFPREMQSPPPSATGSKFFLDDASDYDGNEDDGTTDTEGRRAGRGARSRGRTMVKVPMGEGQEGEVAIPRMRKGFRGKEVRLNDLGYRMAWLQSRVFAGRTVFLQRALDCYRNKTRSAMESVMQDVKTAAPHYETRVGKRKWNDRMRGGEKKEDD, encoded by the exons ATGGACgagcaacagcatcaccaccaccatcaacccccgaCCCAGGCTGGATCTGCCTCGGGGTCCGAAGACCGTCCTTCTCAGGTTTTCACCGGCTACGGCTCCTACAACGGCGCGCCCACCCACGCTGGCTCGTCTAATTCGATGTCGATTCACGACCAGCTGAGCGGCTCGCCTCATgccagcggcggcggcggcgcgaTTGCGGCTCGCAGGATGAGCGCCGGGCGTGATCCCCGGGATGACGAGCCCGAGGATTTGTTCCCCGATATccccgaggccaagaagcgcaagTTTATTCTGGTCGAGGACTCCGACAGGCAGAGCCGCCTCCGGGTGCGCGTCACGCTGGACGGCGTGGACACGCGCGAGATTCCCGATAGCTTCCGCAAGAGCAGCAGTGTTTATCCCAGGTCGTACTTCCCCCGGGAGATGCAGAGCCCGCCCCCGAGCGCGACGGGAAGCAAGTTTTTCTTGGACGACGCGAGTGATTATGACGGCAACGAGGACGATGGGACGACCGATACCGAGGGTCGCCGTGCTGGTCGCGGCGCCAGAAGCAGAGGTCGGACCATGGTCAAGGTTCCCATGGGTGAGGGccaggaaggggaggtggccattccgaggatgaggaaggggtttagggggaaggaggtgaggcTGAATGATTTGGGGTATCGGATGGCCTGGTTGCAGAGTAGGGTTTTTGCAGGGAGGACGGTGTTTTTGCAGCGAGCTT TGGACTGCTACAGAAACAAGACCCGAAGCGCCATGGAGTCGGTCATGCAAGACGTCAAGACAGCGGCGCCGCACTACGAGACGCGAGTCGGCAAGAGAAAGTGGAACGATCGGATGCGCggaggggagaagaaggaggacgatTAG
- a CDS encoding uncharacterized protein (EggNog:ENOG503NW3C; COG:S) — protein sequence MQSSPPARHHTHHQQQQGPVPPHLQHSRPSSIVHQQHHSQAPAQQQQSHSNAYSSGHSVYQPQSQASNAQEHSLSYYGHQPSPYSTPGATSGYTSADTGDMMAATMPRPPYPPMSSYHTPQSNSPASVASPSGHDQQRSMYGQPPSQLHQQSMYYGGPQQQYSSMSAQTASSPYAQHPQQSHQSMASQPSMMMSHTAPQHQMSHHTSQHSQAGMTVSPRPGKIETHGLTNRIPGPSAPVSIGSASSTGPQNGAPLTAPAGGAAGVNPNAAPGPIPATTPLVVRQDTNGVQWIAFEYSRDRVKMEYTIRCDVESVNQDELSAEFKTENCVYPRACCPKDQYRGNRLVYETECNSVGWALAQLNPPLRGKRGLIQRAVDSWRNSNQDPRLRSRRVRRMAKMNTRNSKAGSTTPHATHIGTPTGPGMSTPTGMGASGNPAIGKPGMGGMNSSIHHHHGQQDGSAQGGDEVGMFHQMA from the exons ATGCAGTCGTCCCCCCCTGCCCGC CATCacacccaccatcaacaacaacagggtcctgttcctcctcatctgcaGCATTCTCGCCCCTCTAGCATTGTTCATCAACAGCATCACAGTCAAGCCCCagcgcagcaacagcaatcCCACTCGAACGCGTATTCGTCCGGCCACTCGGTCTATCAACCGCAGTCTCAGGCAAGCAACGCTCAAGAACATTCGCTGTCGTACTACGGACACCAGCCGAGCCCGTACAGCACGCCGGGTGCGACTAGCGGGTACACTTCCGCAG ACACCGGAGACATGATGGCTGCAACCATGCCGAGACCACCGTATCCCCCAATGTCATCCTACCACACTCCTCAGTCCAACTCGCCCGCCTCGGTAGCATCGCCATCAGGTCATGATCAGCAGAGAAGCATGTATGGACAGCCTCCTTCGCAATTACACCAGCAGTCAATGTACTATGGCGGGCCTCAGCAACAGTACTCGTCCATGTCGGCGCAGACTGCTTCTTCCCCGTACGCTCAACACCCGCAGCAATCACACCAGTCTATGGCCTCTCAACCGAGCATGATGATGTCTCACACGGCTCCTCAGCACCAGATGAGCCACCACACCTCGCAGCACTCGCAGGCCGGCATGACGGTCAGCCCTCGGCCTGGAAAGATTGAGACTCATGGTCTCACTAACCGGATACCTGGACCCTCTGCTCCCGTCTCCATCGGTAGCGCCTCATCCACTGGTCCTCAGAATGGTGCTCCTCTTACCGCGCCAGCTGGCGGAGCTGCTGGCGTGAATCCCAACGCTGCCCCCGGACCTATCCCCGCCACCACGCCCCTTGTGGTCAGGCAAGATACCAACGGAGTACAGTGGATTGCGTTCGAGTACTCTCGTGACAGAGTCAAGATGGAGTACACGATTCGCTGCGACGTGGAATCGGTGAACCAGGATGAGCTGTCGGCCGAGTTCAAGACGGAGAACTGCGTGTATCCGCGCGCTTGCTGCCCCAAGGACCAGTACCGCGGAAATCGCCTTGTGTACGAGACCGAGTGCAACTCTGTGGGCTGGGCTTTGGCCCAACTCAACCCGCCTCTCCGCGGCAAGAGAGGTCTGATTCAGCGGGCTGTTGACAGCTggcgcaacagcaaccagGACCCGAGACTCAGAAGTCGTCGCGTCCGACGAATGGCCAAGATGAACACGCGCAACAGCAAGGCTGGTTCAACGACACCGCATGCCACCCACATTGGTACCCCAACCGGCCCAGGGATGTCCACCCCAACGGGCATGGGAGCGAGCGGCAACCCGGCGATTGGCAAGCCCGGCATGGGCGGCATGAACTCGTCgattcaccaccaccacggccagcaGGATGGGAGTGCCcaggggggagatgaagtcGGTATGTTTCACCAGATGGCCTGA
- a CDS encoding uncharacterized protein (EggNog:ENOG503NW7B), producing the protein MADPARYRYSGAVGRRSPPIYNPARASLPVTHSPGYPLYSGDIHSMTASLHEGLTRPSDDYRPTAVPVSATSYAVRKEPVARSTSVKDGPRDRIIDSANKRPIIVTTKHPPAAPRSNSPSRDSRDPYRSSDEGQYYTQPAVSANRGRTPGGPAPFSAAMDDDEYRRLKERTETDRLPRGGGDPYRTRPVYTGPPRSNTVDYEDDGFEYTKPSELARYDLEHDRPRRRRESLDRYYRPTVSVSTDLAMGRPYEQNEGRRVRQGPPPTTWGLDKINRAPTMPAAGGIYDGAGVRMPGAPDARRSGLAIEGPPGSPMSEPHGIPSTRPLNLLENGPPRAGHYDDYYDDFDRDRGYFQDDVASRGFGLRVESALDEPRRPPDRIYHDDRRREPRRDYGDREVRRRSDDDLEVIRRDHDDRERRERRDRDHEYAIDDDYDRDRRRHNRSPPSEDERDRDGRKAKVDPLAAGIGIAAASLGIGAALQGRKDEKNDSPSRRYRDEEDDRRRYGDSESAYSRPSRKEPLLGDEDFEIVEHPTDRDRDRDRERDRERDRERERERDRERERERERERERERDRERDRERDRDREREREKEREKTARNEPPAQIEPDRKRPENDSKANADNVPVPADREEDGKSRPIRRRPRAASSAFNPNDTAGLAELKAKLAETEEKDKASSFKPEIPAVREPSPERRPSPVDKRDREDDSAMVVKEDSSRVGSRSSSGEITPPSSTDRTVRVVDPPKEKEPEKKPIKGILKQPKPKFPEEPNPVREGVAPHKDDKTKANVPPGARWTKISRKMVNPEALTIGKERFEVRDDFVIVLRVLSKEEIQAYADATATLRGTYYPFDGDSDNDNYSESSLLTEDFEIIERRRKEYESDDDEEYGGKSRRSYRERRD; encoded by the exons ATGGCCGACCCAGCCAGATACCGATACTCGGGGGCCGTGGGAAGACGGTCCCCTCCCATCTACAATCCAGCACGAGCTTCGTTGCCCGTGACACACAGTCCCGGCTATCCTCTCTACAGCGGCGATATCCATAGCATGACAGCATCCCTCCATGAGGGTTTGACGAGACCATCCGACGACTACCGTCCTACTGCCGTTCCTGTCAGCGCTACTTCGTACGCCGTGAGAAAAGAGCCCGTTGCGAGAAGCACCAGCGTCAAGGACGGCCCTCGTGATCGCATCATCGACTCTGCAAACAAGCGGCCGATCATTGTTACCACCAAGCACCCACCCGCCGCTCCCAGGTCCAACAGCCCCTCGCGTGACTCTCGTGACCCCTACCGATCAAGCGACGAGGGGCAGTATTACACCCAGCCCGCCGTCTCGGCCAACCGAGGCCGCACACCCGGAGGCCCTGCTCCCTTCAGCGCCGCcatggatgacgacgagTACCGGCGGCTGAAGGAGAGGACAGAAACCGACAGGCTCCCACGCGGCGGGGGAGATCCATACCGAACTCGCCCCGTCTACACCGGGCCCCCTCGCTCCAACACGGTCGACTACGAGGACGATGGCTTCGAGTATACTAAGCCAAGTGAGCTTGCTCGCTACGATCTCGAGCATGACCGACCGCGCAGACGACGCGAGAGTCTGGATCGATACTACCGCCCTACCGTCAGTGTCAGCACTGACCTGGCCATGGGCCGCCCATACGAACAAAATGAAGGGAGGCGGGTTCGTCAAGGACCACCGCCTACCACCTGGGGTCTCGACAAGATCAACCGAGCTCCGACAATGCCAGCGGCTGGTGGCATCTACGATGGTGCCGGTGTACGCATGCCTGGTGCACCGGACGCCAGGCGATCTGGCCTAGCCATCGAAGGCCCGCCTGGCAGCCCCATGTCGGAACCACACGGCATTCCCAGCACTCGCCCACTAAATCTCCTCGAAAATGGCCCGCCACGCGCCGGCCACTATGATGACTACTATGACGACTTTGACCGTGATCGGGGATACTTCCAAGACGATGTCGCCAGTCGAGGGTTTGGCCTCCGCGTGGAATCGGCCCTCGACGAACCCCGCCGGCCCCCTGACCGGATCTACCATGACGACCGACGCCGGGAACCACGCCGGGACTATGGAGATCgcgaggtgaggaggagatcagACGACGATTTGGAAGTCATCCGTCGCGATCACGATGATCGAGAGCGGAGGGAGCGTCGTGATCGTGACCACGAGTACGCCATCGATGACGACTACGACCGAGACAGAAGGAGGCACAACAGGTCACCGCCTTCGGAGGACGAACGTGATCGTGATGGCCGAAAGGCCAAGGTTGACCCACTCGCTGCTGGCATTGGCATTGCCGCTGCGTCCCTCGGCATCGGGGCTGCTTTGCAGGGCAGAAAAGATGAAAAGAACGATTCGCCATCCAGGAGATAcagagatgaagaggacgaccGCCGGAGATACGGTGACTCTGAGTCTGCTTACTCTAGGCCTTCTCGTAAGGAGCCACTTCTCGGCGATGAGGACTTTGAGATTGTGGAGCATCCGACGGACCGTGATCGTGACAGAGATCGTGAACGGGATCGTGAGAGGGACAGAGAAAgggagcgagagagagatcgCGAGAGGGAacgggaaagggagagggagcgagagagagagcgtgATAGAGAGCGTGATAGAGAGCGTGATAGAGATCGCGAGAGGGAGCGTGAAAAGGAACGCGAAAAGACTGCTCGCAATGAGCCACCGGCACAAATTGAGCCCGACCGCAAGAGGCCGGAGAATGATTCCAAGGCCAATGCCGATAACGTGCCCGTCCCGGCAGACCGGGAAGAGGACGGCAAGAGCAGACCAATTCGTCGCCGGCCAAGAGCTGCTTCGTCGgccttcaaccccaacgacACAGCTGGTTTGGCTGAACTCAAGGCCAAGCTGGCCGAGACTGAAGAAAAGGACAAGGCCAGCTCGTTCAAGCCGGAAATTCCCGCCGTGAGGGAGCCCTCTCCCGAGCGCAGACCTTCCCCTGTCGACAAGCGTGACCGCGAGGACGACTCGGCCATGGTTGTCAAGGAAGATTCCAGCAGAGTCGgaagccgcagcagcagcggcgagatcacacccccttcctcgaccGACAGAACTGTCCGTGTCGTCGACCctcccaaggagaaggagccagagaagaagcccatcaaGGGCATTCTCAAgcagcccaagcccaagttCCCGGAAGAACCCAACCCGGTCCGGGAGGGCGTTGCGCCTCACAAGGATgacaagaccaaggccaACGTGCCTCCTGGAGCCAGGTGGACCAAGATCAGCAGGAAGATGGTCAATCCCGAGGCTCTCACCATTGGCAAAGAGCGGTTCGAAGTTAGAGACGACTTCGTCATTGTGCTGAGGGTGCtgagcaaggaggagattcAGGCGTACGCCGACGCCACGGCTACTCTGAGAGGTACCTACTACCCCTTCGATGGTGATTCAGACAATGATAATTACAGTGAGAGTAGTTTGCTGACAGAGGATTTTGAAATCATAGAGCGTCGTCGGAAAGA GTACGAGTcagatgatgacgaggagtaTGGTGGCAAGTCGAGGAGGTCTTatcgggagaggagggactag
- a CDS encoding uncharacterized protein (EggNog:ENOG503PQQG) — MASQQQPAAAAAATAAATAAAQQSEPLRLTPHDTSPEQPQQQQNKPPFSSARDLLEYLYEDVTRLSQIATENCVLHPADNTLPPCLGVAACQAHEEELLKTTRGTLKMRVESITLSSSHEFGCVMGKFELGGGEVRETFCGVWRFEMGTTDGEEVRAVEHWENLTPEGRRRVADLRPQLPPQPLPLPPLRLEQSLPLPHLPLKHPTQLKLDKLAKIRQLPHLPLRYLTQIHMPRPPAPSHLHRRHPQDISDIPRMPLLHGRDLGAEPAVQSSKLRDVPPVERDKCSGLIGRQGICKRRRRKGRVEDTGGATGVG; from the exons ATGgcctcccaacaacaaccagcagcagcagcagcagcaacagcagcagcaacagcagcagcacagcaAAGCGaacccctccgcctcacCCCCCACGACACCTCTCcagaacaaccccaacaacagcaaaacaaaccccctttcTCCTCTGCCAGAGATCTGCTGGAGTACCTCTACGAAGACGTAACCCGCCTCTCCCAGATCGCCACAGAGAACTGCGTCCTCCACCCGGCAGACAACACCCTGCCCCCCTGCCTCGGGGTCGCCGCCTGCCAGGCccacgaggaggagctgctcaAGACAACGAGGGGGACGCTAAAGATGAGGGTGGAGAGCATCACGCTCAGCTCCTCACACGAGTTTGGGTGCGTGATGGGCAAGTTTGAGCtcgggggcggggaggtgaGAGAGACGTTTTGTGGGGTTTGGAGGTTTGAGATGGGGACgacggatggggaggaggtgagggcggtggagCATTGGGAGAATCTGACTCcggagggaaggaggagggtggctgA ccttcgcccccagctccctccgcaacccctcccactcccccctctgCGCCTCGAGcaatctcttcctctcccacatctGCCACTGAAGCATCCCACTCAGCTCAAACTCGACAAACTGGCTAAAATCCGCCAGCTCCCTCATCTGCCACTCCGTTATCTCACCCAGATCCACATGCCTCGGCCTCCCGCTCcttcccacctccaccgccggcaccCCCAAGATATCAGCGATATTCCTCGCATGCCTCTGCTTCACGGCCGCGACCTGGGCGCGGAACCTGCTGTTCAAAGCAGCAAACTGCGCGACGTGCCGCCTGTGGAGCGAGACAAGTGCTCTGGCCTGATAGGCCGTCAAGGTATttgcaaaagaagaagacgaaagGGCAGGGTCGAGGACACCGGCGGTGCCACGGGAGTGGGATGA